In Gemmata obscuriglobus, a single genomic region encodes these proteins:
- a CDS encoding PSD1 and planctomycete cytochrome C domain-containing protein: MRFSLTACAALIFPALAPAADTVDYRKDIRPLLQERCYSCHGALAQKAKLRVDTGAAMVKGGAVVPGKPGASELLLRVESTDDATRMPPEGHPLKPEQVAKVRLWIEQGARVPADDAPEPDPRDHWAFRPVARPPLPDSGAAHPIDAFVAAKWREKGLKPVAPADKRVLLRRVYVDLIGLPPTAEQIDAFVNDPAPDAYEKVVDRLLASPQYGERWGRHFLDIWRYSDWWGLGAELRNSQRHIWHWRDWTVESFNADLSYAEMIRQMLAADELHPTDPQKLRATGYLARSYFLFNRTTWLDEVIEHSGKGFLGLTLNCAKCHDHKYDPVKQTDYYAFRAIFEPYQVRTDQIPGELDVTKNGIPRAFDGNLDVSTPFHIRGDERTPDKDKVVTPGVPKFLAPGGLKVQAVTLPVAAHKPHEPLAEAHARTLLEKANRQKLALADLTADLTTGKKAHAPWVAIAARIGSDAARAEYVAFEKIKNDPGKLPPHLRGYVKAPESNAETAESKARPLPATSTGRRTALANWIADPKNPLTARVAVNHVWLRHFGQPLAPQVFEFGRKGGPPTHPELLDWLASEFTARNWSFKHLHKLIVTSDVYRLSSSSSGAGEAVKLDPENRYLWRMNPVRMDANAVRDSLLHLAGALDLTRGGPPVPAAQQEGSARRSLYFFHSHNEHNKLLDIFDNANVLDCYRRTESIVPQQALALWNSKLAQVSAAKINDQLHSKLAGADDAAFVTRAFESVLGTVPTKDELATCLEALAELRGTLKDVKEPERGKRARLQLVQALLNHNDFVTVR; encoded by the coding sequence ATGCGATTCTCCCTCACCGCCTGTGCCGCTCTCATTTTCCCCGCGCTCGCGCCGGCCGCAGACACGGTCGACTACCGTAAGGACATTCGCCCGCTGCTCCAGGAGCGGTGCTACTCCTGTCACGGGGCGCTCGCGCAGAAGGCGAAGCTGCGTGTGGACACTGGGGCCGCGATGGTGAAGGGCGGGGCGGTGGTGCCCGGTAAGCCCGGCGCCAGCGAACTGCTGCTGCGGGTCGAATCGACCGACGACGCGACCCGCATGCCGCCCGAAGGGCACCCGCTGAAGCCCGAACAGGTCGCGAAGGTCCGGCTGTGGATCGAACAGGGCGCCAGGGTGCCCGCCGACGATGCGCCCGAGCCGGACCCGCGCGACCACTGGGCGTTCCGTCCGGTCGCTCGCCCCCCACTGCCCGATTCCGGTGCCGCGCACCCGATCGATGCGTTCGTCGCCGCGAAGTGGCGCGAGAAGGGGCTGAAGCCCGTCGCTCCGGCCGACAAGCGTGTGCTGCTGCGCCGCGTGTACGTCGATCTGATCGGATTGCCACCCACCGCCGAACAGATCGACGCGTTCGTCAACGACCCGGCGCCGGACGCCTACGAGAAGGTGGTGGACCGGTTGCTCGCGTCGCCGCAGTACGGCGAGCGCTGGGGGCGGCACTTCCTCGACATCTGGCGCTACTCCGACTGGTGGGGGCTGGGCGCCGAACTGCGGAACAGCCAGCGCCACATCTGGCACTGGCGCGACTGGACCGTGGAGAGCTTCAACGCGGACCTGAGCTACGCCGAGATGATCCGCCAAATGCTGGCGGCGGACGAACTCCACCCGACCGACCCGCAGAAGCTTCGGGCGACAGGCTACCTCGCCCGGTCGTACTTCCTCTTCAACCGCACCACGTGGCTCGACGAGGTCATCGAGCACAGTGGAAAAGGGTTCCTCGGCCTCACGCTGAACTGCGCGAAGTGTCACGACCACAAGTACGATCCGGTCAAGCAGACCGATTACTACGCCTTCCGCGCGATCTTCGAGCCGTACCAGGTGCGCACCGACCAAATTCCGGGCGAGCTCGACGTGACGAAGAACGGTATTCCGCGCGCGTTCGACGGCAACCTTGATGTGAGCACGCCGTTTCACATTCGCGGCGACGAACGCACTCCTGACAAAGATAAGGTGGTTACGCCCGGGGTGCCGAAGTTCCTCGCCCCCGGTGGGCTGAAGGTGCAAGCGGTCACGCTTCCGGTTGCGGCCCACAAGCCCCACGAGCCTCTCGCGGAAGCGCACGCTCGCACGTTACTTGAGAAGGCGAACCGGCAGAAGCTCGCGCTGGCGGATCTGACCGCCGATCTCACCACCGGTAAGAAGGCGCACGCCCCCTGGGTCGCAATCGCGGCCCGGATCGGCAGCGACGCGGCGCGCGCGGAGTACGTCGCGTTCGAGAAGATCAAGAACGACCCGGGCAAGCTCCCGCCGCACCTCCGCGGGTACGTGAAGGCCCCGGAGTCGAACGCCGAGACGGCCGAATCGAAGGCCCGCCCGCTGCCGGCGACGAGCACCGGCCGCCGCACCGCGCTGGCGAACTGGATCGCCGACCCGAAGAACCCGCTCACGGCTCGCGTCGCGGTGAACCACGTGTGGCTGCGCCACTTCGGGCAACCGCTCGCGCCCCAGGTGTTCGAGTTCGGTCGGAAGGGCGGCCCGCCCACGCACCCGGAACTGCTGGACTGGCTCGCGTCCGAGTTCACGGCCCGCAACTGGAGCTTCAAGCACCTGCACAAGCTCATCGTGACGAGCGACGTGTACCGCCTCTCCTCGTCAAGTTCGGGCGCCGGCGAGGCTGTGAAGCTCGACCCCGAGAACCGCTACCTGTGGCGGATGAACCCGGTGCGCATGGACGCGAACGCGGTGCGCGACAGTCTGCTGCACCTCGCCGGCGCCCTCGACCTCACCCGCGGCGGGCCGCCGGTGCCGGCGGCGCAGCAGGAGGGCTCGGCGCGGCGGTCGCTGTACTTCTTCCACTCGCACAACGAGCACAACAAGCTGCTCGACATCTTCGACAACGCCAACGTGCTGGACTGCTACCGCCGCACCGAGAGCATCGTGCCGCAGCAGGCGCTGGCGCTCTGGAACAGCAAACTCGCGCAGGTGAGCGCCGCGAAGATCAACGACCAGCTTCATTCGAAACTCGCCGGCGCCGATGATGCTGCGTTCGTGACACGCGCGTTTGAGTCGGTGCTGGGGACCGTGCCCACGAAGGACGAGTTGGCAACCTGCCTGGAGGCGCTCGCGGAACTGCGGGGCACGCTGAAGGACGTGAAGGAGCCCGAACGGGGCAAACGCGCGCGGCTCCAACTGGTGCAGGCGCTCCTCAACCACAACGACTTCGTCACCGTCCGGTGA